The Actinomycetota bacterium genome contains the following window.
GGCCCGGTTGAGGGGCGGCGGTGGGAGGAAGAGGTCGGAGGCCGCTTCCTCCTCGGGGAGGCCGCGGGTCAGAAGGCGGCGGACGGCGATCACCGGCAGCAGGAAGAAGACGAAGTAGGTTGCCTTTATCAGCCGTAGCTCCGCCGCCTCCAGCATTTCCAGGAGCCGGGAACGCGTGTAACGCCGGGCTCCGCCCACGGCCAGGTCGTGGCCCCCGCGCAGGAAAGGAAGCGCGGGCAGGTTGAGAAGGAGGTACCCGCCGGGAGCCAGGACCCGGCCCATCTCCCGCAGGGCGGCCAGGTCGTCCTTCACCTCGCGGTGGTAGATGACGTTCAGGGAGAGCACCAGGTCGAAGGAGGCGTCCGGGAAGGGCAGGTATTCCACCGAGCAGCAGAGCAGCTCCTCCAGCCCCCTTTCCCCGCAGCGCATGAGGGCCGCTTCGCTGGCGTCCAGGGCCACCAGCCGCCGGGGCCGGTAACGGTTCCGCAGCCAGGCGGTCAGGCCGCCGGTGCCGCATCCCGCATCCAGGACCCTTCCCCGCGCCGCCTCCGGGCAGTGGGCGTCGAGGAGACGGGCGTAGAGCGAGCGGTGCCCCAGGTACCACCAGTGGGTGTCTTCCAGCCGGTAGAGAGCCTCGTATTCCTCCTTCTTCAAGGCCGCGCTCCTTCG
Protein-coding sequences here:
- a CDS encoding methyltransferase domain-containing protein encodes the protein MKKEEYEALYRLEDTHWWYLGHRSLYARLLDAHCPEAARGRVLDAGCGTGGLTAWLRNRYRPRRLVALDASEAALMRCGERGLEELLCCSVEYLPFPDASFDLVLSLNVIYHREVKDDLAALREMGRVLAPGGYLLLNLPALPFLRGGHDLAVGGARRYTRSRLLEMLEAAELRLIKATYFVFFLLPVIAVRRLLTRGLPEEEAASDLFLPPPPLNRALARLLELEARMASWTGLPLGSSLTALARKV